A part of Larkinella insperata genomic DNA contains:
- a CDS encoding DUF4270 family protein has protein sequence MQTFLRLALLVLVCLLFSACMNGDLDVGQSLIQPDEMQIQYIDTVTVNLSTVMVPDSFITSSDSSVLVGRWTDAQTGLMQANGFASLSYTTNDLPDQKGIRFDSLVLEMDYAYSVGDTLNSFALQIHQLQKPLESGAVHYNTQSVAYTTQPLIRKSFIPQFKSATRQVRVRIPDVLARSFYTKLISKEINSVETMNDFWKGFAFLSASPNNVFLAFNLSSANSGIRLYYRNNEISQTAYNLLFPFQTGPFTQLTNDRQGTGLQALQRATDALSSRTTQNSSFVLPAASLYTRIEIPSLTQFVKPEDFLGLNLAELLLEPIRRDVRDNAPPPAELGLYFTNTQNETIEAVPGNTSGESSAVATYSYLPNEIELQDGYVFNLTNHINRVLRGESANRPMLLKVPSGSLTLRSRLQRAVLGNRQNTTDRVRLKLYVTSDA, from the coding sequence ATGCAAACTTTTTTGCGCCTGGCGCTCCTCGTGCTGGTCTGCCTGCTTTTTTCGGCCTGTATGAACGGCGATCTGGATGTTGGTCAGAGCCTGATTCAGCCCGACGAAATGCAGATTCAGTACATTGATACGGTCACCGTCAACCTTTCCACCGTGATGGTACCCGACTCGTTCATTACCTCTTCCGACAGCAGCGTACTGGTCGGCCGCTGGACCGACGCCCAGACGGGTCTGATGCAGGCCAACGGCTTTGCGTCGTTGTCGTACACCACCAATGATCTGCCCGATCAGAAAGGCATTCGCTTCGACTCCCTGGTGCTGGAAATGGATTATGCCTATTCGGTAGGTGATACGTTGAATTCGTTTGCGCTTCAGATTCACCAGCTTCAGAAGCCGCTCGAAAGCGGAGCGGTTCACTACAACACCCAGTCGGTCGCCTACACCACCCAGCCGCTGATCCGGAAGTCGTTTATTCCGCAATTTAAATCGGCAACCCGGCAGGTTCGGGTGCGCATCCCCGACGTGCTGGCCCGGTCGTTTTACACCAAGCTGATCAGCAAAGAAATCAACAGTGTTGAAACCATGAACGATTTCTGGAAAGGTTTCGCGTTCCTGAGCGCATCGCCCAACAATGTTTTTCTGGCATTCAACCTGAGTTCGGCCAACTCCGGCATCCGGTTGTATTACCGCAACAACGAAATCAGTCAAACGGCGTACAACCTGCTGTTTCCGTTTCAGACCGGGCCGTTTACCCAGCTAACCAACGACCGGCAAGGCACCGGCCTGCAGGCTTTGCAGCGGGCGACGGATGCCCTATCCAGCCGAACCACGCAGAATTCCTCGTTTGTGCTGCCGGCGGCCTCCCTTTATACCCGCATCGAAATACCGTCGTTGACCCAATTTGTGAAACCCGAAGACTTCCTGGGCCTGAATCTGGCGGAACTCCTACTCGAGCCCATTCGGCGGGATGTCCGCGATAACGCTCCTCCCCCGGCGGAACTGGGCCTTTATTTCACGAATACCCAGAACGAAACCATCGAAGCAGTTCCCGGTAACACCTCCGGCGAGTCCTCGGCGGTGGCAACCTATTCTTACCTGCCCAATGAAATCGAGTTGCAGGATGGCTACGTGTTCAATCTGACGAACCACATCAACCGGGTGCTGCGGGGCGAGTCGGCCAACCGGCCCATGCTGCTGAAGGTGCCCAGCGGAAGCCTCACGCTGAGGAGCCGGCTGCAACGGGCCGTGCTGGGCAACCGGCAAAACACCACCGACCGCGTGCGGCTGAAACTCTACGTTACGTCGGATGCCTGA
- a CDS encoding DUF4907 domain-containing protein — translation MNRKQVQSLTILLIGLAVITVYSPYHPRPQYELQTVTTPAGWGYQIVSDGKTVIDQPTVPGRAGQRGFSSEQLARRVGECVVSKLRRGQFPPTLTPSELAQLGVLVH, via the coding sequence ATGAACCGCAAACAGGTGCAATCGCTAACGATTCTATTGATAGGGCTGGCCGTGATTACGGTCTACAGCCCGTATCATCCCCGGCCGCAATATGAACTTCAGACGGTTACGACCCCGGCGGGTTGGGGCTATCAGATTGTTTCCGACGGCAAAACCGTCATCGACCAGCCCACGGTTCCGGGTCGGGCCGGTCAGCGTGGTTTTTCCAGTGAACAACTGGCCCGTCGGGTGGGCGAGTGCGTAGTTTCCAAACTGCGCCGGGGGCAATTTCCCCCAACGCTCACGCCGTCTGAACTGGCGCAATTAGGGGTCTTGGTTCACTAA
- a CDS encoding Kelch repeat-containing protein: MKRFVQRLLRYSSTLRITGVKTRRSAVFSTLAYALIWSLWGSVMVSCSNEEDVAVLGDWQRRSDFEGVARNATAGFVIGTIAYMGTGTNADNDRLKDFWSYDPSRNTWTQLADFAGEARNTAVGFAVGAKGYLGTGLNANSDRLKDFWEYNPATNAWKRIADFGGTARRNAVAFAVGNKGYVGTGFDGNYLKDFWAYDPATDAWTKTASYGGAKRLGAVSFVIDGLAYVGTGNNNGSAEKDWWAYDAAQDTWIEKGDFEDDELVQRSYGVGFAIGNRGYVTLGDGSTAVWVYDPTTDDWYEQGTFEGSARQYAFGFAISGKGYVTTGSSGSGRFDDLWEFDPNVTQDTDSN; encoded by the coding sequence ATGAAACGTTTCGTTCAACGCCTGTTGCGTTATTCATCCACACTACGTATTACTGGTGTTAAGACCCGTCGTTCGGCGGTTTTTTCCACCCTGGCCTACGCCCTGATCTGGAGCCTGTGGGGCAGCGTTATGGTCAGTTGCAGCAACGAAGAAGACGTTGCCGTTCTGGGCGACTGGCAGCGCCGGTCCGACTTCGAGGGGGTGGCCCGCAACGCTACGGCCGGTTTTGTCATCGGCACCATCGCCTACATGGGTACGGGCACGAACGCCGATAACGACCGCCTGAAAGATTTCTGGTCGTACGATCCGTCCCGCAACACCTGGACTCAACTGGCGGACTTCGCCGGGGAGGCCCGCAACACCGCCGTTGGCTTTGCCGTCGGAGCGAAAGGGTATCTGGGAACGGGCCTGAACGCCAACAGCGACCGCCTGAAAGATTTCTGGGAATACAACCCCGCGACCAACGCCTGGAAGCGCATTGCCGACTTCGGGGGGACCGCCCGCCGGAATGCCGTGGCTTTCGCCGTGGGCAACAAAGGCTACGTCGGAACAGGCTTCGACGGCAATTACCTGAAAGATTTCTGGGCGTATGACCCGGCAACGGATGCCTGGACTAAAACCGCCAGCTACGGCGGAGCCAAGCGCCTGGGTGCCGTTTCGTTCGTAATCGACGGGCTGGCGTATGTCGGTACCGGCAACAACAACGGCTCGGCCGAAAAAGACTGGTGGGCCTACGATGCCGCCCAGGATACCTGGATCGAAAAAGGCGACTTTGAAGACGATGAACTGGTGCAGCGGAGTTACGGGGTTGGTTTTGCCATCGGTAACCGCGGCTACGTGACCCTTGGTGACGGCAGCACCGCCGTCTGGGTTTACGACCCGACCACCGACGACTGGTACGAACAGGGAACGTTCGAAGGATCAGCGCGGCAATACGCTTTTGGATTTGCCATCAGCGGCAAAGGGTACGTCACTACGGGCAGCAGCGGTTCCGGCCGCTTCGACGACTTGTGGGAATTTGATCCGAACGTCACCCAGGATACCGACAGCAACTAA
- a CDS encoding S41 family peptidase yields the protein MTHTPLLKPVWLSMTLLLVWLLSACQRETDLVEPTTNTTVSNTAENETINKWILENMRDYYYWNDKIPASPDLTLAPSDFFDSLLYTYSATAAPDGDRFSWIEENADDLSASLSGESTTTGLEFMLYLRSQGSTDVIAQVLYVLPNSPAARAGFKRGDIISKVNGQPITTTNYASLLYSGATNYSFGLAEVQNSALVDTDKTLSVTATVFQANPVFLDSIYTAGTKTVGYLVYNQFVPAPNNSSGTEYDDQVDAIFSNFKARGVNELILDLRYNPGGYTSSSANLASLIGKNISTSSVYFREEWNSTLTPYIKQEYGDEFFVQRFLNKSQNIGGNLQRVFVLTTDGTASSSELIINGLRPYMTVTTIGTTTYGKNVGSITIVDDSGKIKWGMQPIVFKSFNSQGQSDYSAGFAPSIEVQEPLVLKPLGDITEPLLNEALYQITGNRLARRAVATGHSLPALGSSIQRKAGGGRMIKSLTAFKTAKLPQ from the coding sequence ATGACACACACACCACTTCTCAAACCCGTCTGGTTGAGCATGACGCTGCTGCTGGTCTGGCTGCTGTCAGCCTGCCAGAGAGAAACCGACCTCGTTGAACCGACCACGAACACAACCGTTTCAAATACCGCAGAAAACGAAACCATTAACAAGTGGATTCTGGAAAACATGCGGGATTATTATTACTGGAACGATAAAATTCCGGCCAGTCCCGACCTGACGCTGGCGCCTTCCGATTTTTTTGACTCCCTGCTGTACACGTACAGCGCCACGGCCGCCCCCGACGGCGACCGGTTTTCGTGGATTGAGGAGAATGCCGATGATCTGTCGGCATCGCTGAGTGGCGAATCAACCACCACGGGCCTGGAATTTATGCTGTACCTGCGTTCACAGGGTTCAACCGACGTCATTGCGCAGGTCTTGTACGTATTGCCCAACTCCCCGGCGGCCCGGGCGGGCTTCAAGCGGGGCGACATCATCAGCAAGGTCAACGGGCAACCCATCACCACCACCAACTACGCTTCGCTGCTGTACTCCGGGGCCACCAACTACTCGTTCGGGCTGGCGGAGGTTCAGAACAGCGCGCTCGTTGATACCGACAAGACCCTTTCGGTAACGGCTACGGTTTTTCAGGCCAACCCGGTATTTTTGGATTCCATCTATACCGCAGGTACTAAAACGGTTGGTTATCTGGTGTACAACCAGTTCGTTCCGGCTCCCAACAACAGCAGCGGCACTGAATACGACGATCAGGTGGATGCTATTTTCAGCAACTTCAAAGCCCGGGGCGTCAACGAACTGATTCTCGATCTGCGCTACAACCCGGGCGGGTATACATCGTCCTCGGCCAACCTCGCCAGCCTGATCGGGAAAAACATCAGCACCAGCAGCGTGTATTTTCGGGAAGAATGGAATTCGACGCTGACGCCCTACATCAAACAGGAGTACGGGGATGAGTTCTTCGTGCAGCGGTTTTTAAACAAATCGCAGAACATCGGCGGCAACCTCCAACGGGTGTTCGTTCTGACAACCGACGGAACGGCTTCCTCCAGCGAATTGATTATCAACGGCCTTCGCCCCTACATGACGGTAACCACCATCGGTACGACAACCTACGGCAAGAACGTGGGGTCCATCACGATCGTTGATGATTCCGGAAAGATAAAATGGGGAATGCAGCCAATCGTTTTTAAGTCGTTCAACAGCCAGGGGCAGTCCGACTACTCGGCCGGTTTTGCCCCCAGCATAGAAGTGCAGGAGCCGCTGGTCTTAAAACCGCTCGGCGACATCACCGAACCGCTGCTCAACGAAGCATTGTACCAGATCACCGGAAATCGCCTGGCTCGTCGGGCCGTTGCCACGGGCCATTCGCTACCGGCGCTGGGCTCATCCATTCAACGGAAAGCCGGAGGAGGGCGCATGATCAAAAGCCTGACCGCCTTTAAAACCGCCAAGTTGCCCCAATGA
- a CDS encoding PepSY-like domain-containing protein: MKQFILIASTVLGVVLYGCNRNEQVQSITPDSDSAIATTSTARLASDSSGFFCKRKITRIAVTDLPAAVTNYISATYAGATVEYAAKDDTGNFLVAITQNDEAKALLFNADGTFNEELAIKAGGGKHGGRGGKGRGHGSKGNLEQIALTDLPAAITSYITANYAGAELKTAAKDSTRGYLVMIVVSDQSKTLLFNTDGTFNKEVTKPLRGNYTEVAVADLPAAVTSHVTQNYAGSTLQKAAKNANGEWVVWVKTSDGKLVALLFGADGAFKQILKQRR, translated from the coding sequence ATGAAACAATTCATTTTAATCGCGTCGACCGTTCTGGGTGTTGTTTTGTACGGGTGTAATCGGAATGAGCAGGTACAGTCAATTACGCCAGATTCTGATTCAGCCATCGCTACCACCAGCACCGCCCGCCTGGCTTCCGATAGTTCGGGCTTTTTCTGCAAGCGTAAGATTACCAGGATTGCCGTAACAGACCTGCCGGCAGCCGTCACCAACTACATTTCTGCCACCTACGCGGGAGCGACCGTTGAGTATGCCGCCAAGGACGATACCGGAAACTTCCTGGTCGCCATTACGCAGAACGACGAAGCCAAAGCGCTGTTGTTCAACGCCGACGGTACGTTCAACGAGGAACTGGCGATCAAAGCGGGCGGTGGTAAGCACGGCGGCCGGGGCGGAAAAGGCCGGGGGCACGGTTCGAAAGGTAACCTGGAGCAGATTGCCCTGACGGACCTTCCGGCGGCCATTACCAGCTACATCACGGCGAACTACGCCGGTGCCGAACTAAAAACGGCGGCCAAAGACAGCACGCGCGGTTATCTGGTGATGATTGTGGTGAGCGACCAGTCGAAAACCCTGCTGTTCAACACCGACGGTACGTTCAACAAGGAAGTAACGAAACCGCTGCGCGGCAATTATACGGAAGTGGCCGTGGCTGATCTGCCCGCGGCCGTAACGTCTCACGTTACACAGAATTACGCCGGTTCGACCCTTCAGAAAGCCGCCAAAAATGCGAATGGCGAGTGGGTGGTCTGGGTAAAAACCAGCGACGGAAAACTGGTGGCTCTGCTGTTTGGAGCCGATGGCGCTTTCAAACAGATCCTGAAACAACGGCGTTAA
- a CDS encoding RNA polymerase sigma factor, producing MFFRKRPSFAENDIDSVIEACRNHDAQAQRVLFKKFYGYSKSICLRYSATSEEAEEVLNESFLKVFQRLHQYDASHPFKAWLRSILINTAISYYRKYHKLDMSVLEAGQDVPFEDNVIDRISADEILALVQQLPPAYRTVFSMHVVDGYSLREIAEVLQSNEATVRSHFLRSRQRLQQAIRSAYPHLFPSDPAPVRYYEN from the coding sequence TTGTTTTTTCGAAAGCGCCCTTCCTTCGCGGAAAACGATATTGATAGTGTGATTGAAGCCTGCCGCAACCACGACGCGCAGGCTCAGCGGGTGTTGTTTAAAAAGTTTTACGGCTATTCCAAAAGTATCTGTCTGCGGTATTCGGCAACTTCGGAGGAAGCCGAGGAGGTGTTGAACGAAAGCTTCCTGAAAGTATTTCAACGGTTGCATCAGTACGATGCGTCTCACCCCTTCAAGGCCTGGTTGCGGTCGATTCTGATCAATACGGCCATCAGCTATTACCGCAAATACCACAAACTGGATATGAGTGTGCTGGAAGCCGGACAGGACGTGCCGTTCGAAGACAATGTGATTGATCGAATCTCGGCTGACGAAATTCTGGCACTGGTTCAGCAACTGCCACCCGCTTACCGTACGGTGTTTTCCATGCATGTAGTCGATGGCTACAGCCTTCGGGAAATTGCCGAGGTGTTGCAGAGCAACGAAGCCACGGTCCGCTCTCATTTTCTGCGGTCACGGCAGCGCCTACAGCAGGCAATTCGGTCTGCTTATCCACATCTCTTTCCATCCGATCCTGCTCCAGTACGTTACTATGAAAACTGA
- a CDS encoding DoxX family protein, with protein sequence MKTLFGTKASPSAVHGSLLLLRVGVSALMLTHGWPKVAKIMAGDMAFGDPIGIGSTPSLILATIAEFLGSVLLIFGFQTRAAALILAINMLVITIFAHGSDPFSKKEMPLLYFLIYLTIFFVGPGKYSVDGQANKTWPG encoded by the coding sequence ATGAAAACCCTCTTCGGAACAAAAGCCAGCCCCTCCGCCGTTCACGGTTCCCTGTTGTTGCTGCGTGTTGGTGTCTCGGCGCTGATGCTGACGCACGGCTGGCCAAAAGTCGCCAAAATTATGGCGGGCGACATGGCCTTCGGTGATCCCATCGGGATTGGCAGCACACCGTCGCTCATTCTGGCTACGATCGCCGAGTTTCTTGGGTCCGTCCTGCTCATCTTCGGCTTCCAAACCCGTGCTGCGGCCCTTATTCTGGCAATCAACATGCTGGTTATTACCATCTTTGCTCACGGCAGCGATCCATTTAGTAAAAAGGAGATGCCGTTGCTTTATTTCCTGATCTACCTGACCATTTTCTTTGTGGGCCCGGGCAAATACTCGGTAGACGGCCAGGCCAACAAAACGTGGCCCGGGTGA
- a CDS encoding carboxylesterase family protein produces MIRHRIFRFLLLTFLFLGAGSRLIAQKLPSGPQVLTIFSDVDDTEQPYGLYLPKNYNPKKKYPLVIMLHGAGSNHRLSLRRVFGKSNLNGETDVEATKYFPEWADVNYIVASPFARGTIGYQGVAEKDVYDVLADVKKRFSIDDDRVYLTGYSMGGGGTLWIGLSRPDVWAAIAPVCPAPPKGTDALAGNALNYPVHIFQGDADPAVKVEGTREWVQRFKDAGVNLTYQEYPGVKHDSWVNAYQDGFIFTWFDKFKRNRFPERVRFTTRQYKYNTAYWVQIDQLTPGNLATVDARLSSQNHLDVTTSNIDALTFKLAGHPRFKAKKPLEIIIDGKTVSTPASDAVTLVKREGGWEAAPYQATATAKRPGAEGPLSAPFADRHVYIYGTADNPSPEELKNRQDQAFQAANWSAYRGEFLGRIMVFPRILADKEVRPSDLESANLVLFGTKETNSQVAKFSDRLPIQLNPNTTDYGLFYVFPVNNHYVTVNSGLPWWTDAQTQTGGFSLTNRAMAVTSGFKDFILFKGTYKTPVAEGYFDNDWHLTADDASKLTESGAVTVATGATTSKR; encoded by the coding sequence ATGATTCGCCATCGGATTTTTCGTTTTTTGCTGCTTACTTTTCTGTTTCTGGGAGCAGGCAGCCGCCTGATTGCCCAGAAACTCCCGTCCGGCCCGCAGGTCCTGACCATCTTCTCCGACGTTGATGACACCGAGCAGCCGTACGGGTTATACCTTCCGAAAAACTATAATCCCAAAAAGAAATACCCGCTGGTGATCATGCTCCACGGTGCGGGTTCGAACCACCGGCTTTCGCTTCGGCGGGTGTTCGGTAAAAGCAACCTCAACGGCGAAACCGACGTGGAAGCCACCAAATACTTTCCGGAATGGGCCGATGTCAACTACATTGTAGCCTCGCCCTTTGCGCGCGGAACTATTGGTTACCAAGGCGTTGCCGAAAAGGACGTGTATGATGTACTGGCCGACGTGAAAAAGCGATTCAGCATCGACGACGACCGGGTGTACCTGACGGGTTATTCGATGGGCGGTGGCGGCACGTTGTGGATTGGCCTGAGCCGTCCGGACGTGTGGGCGGCCATTGCGCCGGTTTGCCCCGCCCCACCCAAAGGCACGGATGCGCTGGCGGGCAATGCGCTCAATTATCCCGTTCACATTTTTCAGGGCGACGCCGATCCGGCGGTCAAAGTGGAAGGCACGCGCGAATGGGTGCAGCGGTTCAAGGATGCGGGCGTTAATCTTACGTATCAGGAATACCCCGGCGTCAAGCACGATAGCTGGGTGAATGCCTACCAGGACGGTTTTATTTTTACCTGGTTTGACAAATTCAAGCGCAACCGCTTTCCGGAGCGCGTGCGGTTTACTACCCGACAATACAAGTATAATACCGCTTACTGGGTTCAGATTGACCAGTTGACGCCCGGAAATCTGGCTACGGTGGATGCCCGACTCAGTAGCCAGAACCACCTGGACGTAACGACGTCCAACATCGACGCTCTTACCTTTAAACTGGCCGGACATCCTCGTTTCAAAGCAAAAAAACCGCTGGAGATTATCATCGACGGCAAAACCGTTAGCACTCCGGCGAGCGATGCCGTCACGCTGGTCAAACGCGAAGGTGGTTGGGAAGCCGCGCCGTATCAGGCCACGGCCACAGCCAAGCGTCCGGGGGCCGAAGGACCGTTGAGCGCCCCCTTTGCCGACCGGCACGTGTACATCTACGGAACCGCCGACAATCCGTCCCCGGAAGAACTCAAAAACCGTCAGGATCAGGCGTTTCAGGCGGCCAACTGGTCAGCCTACAGGGGTGAATTTCTGGGTCGGATCATGGTCTTTCCGCGCATTCTGGCCGACAAAGAGGTGCGGCCCAGCGATCTGGAAAGCGCCAATCTGGTGCTGTTCGGCACAAAAGAAACCAACTCTCAGGTAGCCAAATTCAGCGATCGCTTGCCCATCCAGTTGAACCCCAACACCACGGATTACGGCTTGTTCTACGTTTTCCCGGTCAACAACCATTACGTAACCGTAAATTCCGGGCTGCCCTGGTGGACCGACGCCCAAACGCAAACGGGCGGCTTCTCGCTGACTAACCGGGCCATGGCCGTAACTTCGGGCTTCAAGGACTTTATCCTGTTCAAAGGAACGTACAAAACGCCGGTGGCCGAAGGTTATTTCGACAACGACTGGCATCTGACAGCGGATGACGCCAGCAAACTAACCGAATCGGGTGCCGTTACGGTGGCAACGGGCGCGACGACTTCCAAGCGCTAA
- a CDS encoding esterase — translation MMKKLPLRLFFSLYLLALIPAVRAQQAHVNLDWNPHKNTQNLNPFGANVISPDVSDDHKVTFRLKAPQAREVLLTGGPILLALKATQPIPFKKETDTLWTLTVGPVKPDMYVYRFIVDGVTVVDPNNTLTGFSDQPGYSQLVVHGEGPAYYDARPVPHGTVIRHVYHSDVLNGEREIYVYTPPGYNPKKKYPVLYLLGGSGELASTWAIDGRANFIADNLIAEGKAVSMIIAMPNNQVVHRSDPRHTELTFNLFEEELRKQIVPFVDKNYSTVTRPKGRALAGLSMGGRHTQLVGFNCLDLFSSFGCLSSGDVNTEQTSARFLNDPDVNKKVDYLLVGQGPGEVATIGQRTIALHEALQKHNIKHDYYVGGEGAHDWGTWRHLLSYRLLPNLWQTK, via the coding sequence ATGATGAAAAAACTACCTCTTCGACTGTTCTTCAGCCTTTACCTTCTGGCGCTGATTCCCGCGGTGCGGGCGCAGCAGGCCCACGTCAACTTAGACTGGAATCCGCATAAAAATACCCAAAACCTCAATCCTTTCGGAGCCAACGTCATTTCTCCGGACGTTAGTGACGACCATAAGGTCACGTTTCGGCTGAAGGCACCGCAGGCCCGGGAGGTATTGCTGACGGGCGGCCCAATTTTGCTGGCCCTCAAAGCCACCCAGCCGATACCGTTCAAAAAAGAGACGGATACGCTCTGGACCCTGACGGTCGGCCCCGTAAAACCGGATATGTACGTTTACCGGTTCATTGTCGACGGCGTAACCGTGGTCGACCCCAACAACACGCTCACGGGTTTTTCCGATCAGCCGGGGTACAGCCAGCTGGTTGTGCACGGCGAAGGACCGGCCTATTACGACGCCCGCCCGGTTCCTCACGGCACCGTAATCCGCCATGTTTACCACTCCGATGTGCTGAACGGGGAGCGCGAAATTTACGTCTACACCCCACCCGGCTACAATCCTAAGAAAAAATATCCGGTTTTGTACCTGCTCGGCGGTAGTGGCGAACTGGCTTCTACCTGGGCAATCGACGGTCGGGCCAACTTTATTGCCGACAACCTGATCGCCGAAGGAAAGGCCGTTTCGATGATCATCGCCATGCCGAACAACCAGGTAGTGCACCGCAGCGACCCCAGGCATACGGAACTGACATTCAACCTTTTTGAAGAAGAACTGCGCAAACAGATTGTGCCTTTTGTCGACAAAAATTATAGTACGGTTACCAGGCCCAAAGGCCGGGCACTGGCCGGGTTGTCGATGGGCGGACGGCATACGCAACTGGTCGGTTTTAACTGCCTGGATTTATTCAGTTCGTTTGGCTGCCTAAGTTCCGGGGATGTCAATACCGAGCAAACCAGCGCCAGGTTTCTGAACGATCCGGACGTCAATAAAAAGGTGGATTACCTTCTGGTGGGTCAGGGGCCGGGAGAAGTCGCCACGATTGGCCAGCGGACCATTGCCCTGCACGAAGCCCTGCAGAAGCACAACATCAAACACGACTACTACGTGGGTGGCGAAGGAGCGCACGACTGGGGCACCTGGCGGCATTTGCTCTCCTACCGGCTTCTGCCCAACCTCTGGCAAACGAAATAA